The following are encoded together in the Astyanax mexicanus isolate ESR-SI-001 chromosome 8, AstMex3_surface, whole genome shotgun sequence genome:
- the e2f5 gene encoding transcription factor E2F5, whose amino-acid sequence MSCSGRSPSAPLGSSRHEKSLGLLAIKFVTLLQEAKDGVLDLKVAADSLAVKQKRRIYDITNVLEGIGLIEKKTKNTIQWKGEGSDCQPQELLEQVEILKAQISELEKQERELDMQKVFLQQSLKHLKEDPNSNRYNYVTHEDICDVFSGDTLLAVMAPAGTQLEVPVPEVSHNGQKRYQVNLRSDSAPIQVMLINRKTSGSKPVVFSVPPPDDVSAMPTPPSTPAGLQRYPISSSDPCGLEHSQLESPASPEIQLTPSSSPPDVHMECHPESPGSQCLLMQEPMVGSEAVVQLHGALGGQDMQSMLDVGSLFRLNNMDQMKEEREGVADLIDELMSSDVFPLLRLSPNPGVDYNFNLDDNEGVCDLFDVHILNY is encoded by the exons ATGAGCTGCTCGGGTCGCTCCCCGTCGGCTCCGCTCGGCTCCAGCCGCCATGAGAAGAGTCTGGGTCTGCTCGCCATCAAGTTCGTGACTCTGCTGCAGGAGGCGAAGGACGGAGTACTCGACCTAAAAGTG GCTGCAGACAGTTTGGCTGTCAAACAGAAAAGAAGAATCTATGATATCACAAATGTTCTCGAAGGGATTGGACTCATCGAGAAAAAGACCAAAAACACCATCCAATGGAA AGGAGAAGGTTCAGACTGCCAGCCACAGGAGCTCTTGGAGCAGGTGGAGATTTTGAAGGCACAGATATCTGAACTGGAGAAGCAGGAAAGGGAACTGGACATGCAGAAAGTTTTTCTACAGCAGAGTCTCAAACATCTGAAAGAAGACCCCAACAGCAACAGATAT AATTATGTGACGCACGAGGACATATGTGATGTGTTCAGTGGCGACACTCTCCTGGCAGTAATGGCTCCTGCTGGGACACAGCTAGAGGTTCCAGTTCCTGAAGTG TCTCATAATGGTCAGAAGAGATACCAGGTGAATCTGCGGAGTGACTCGGCTCCTATCCAGGTGATGCTGATTAACAGGAAGACGAGCGGCTCTAAGCCTGTTGTATTCTCTGTCCCGCCTCCGGACGACGTGTCTGCCATGCCCACTCCGCCCAGCACACCTGCTGGTTTGCAGAGATACCCCATCTCTTCGTCAGACCCCTGCGGATTGGAGCACAGCCAGCTGGAGAGTCCAGCATCTCCTGAGATCCAGCTCACACCCTCCTCCAGTCCTCCAGATGTTCATATGG AGTGCCACCCTGAGTCACCTGGAAGCCAGTGCTTGCTGATGCAGGAGCCCATGGTTGGTAGTGAGGCAGTAGTGCAGCTGCATGGGGCGCTTGGTGGCCAGGATATGCAGTCCATGCTGGATGTGGGAAGTCTATTCAGACTAAACAATATGGACCAAATGAAGGAGGAAAGAGAAG GTGTTGCTGACCTCATAGATGAACTTATGTCGTCCGACG TTTTTCCTCTGCTACGACTCTCGCCCAACCCGGGTGTGGATTACAACTTCAACCTGGATGACAACGAGGGCGTCTGTGACCTGTTCGATGTACACATTCTTAATTATTAA